Proteins encoded within one genomic window of Pseudomonas cannabina:
- a CDS encoding vWA domain-containing protein translates to MAAGRQGAVRAGADGPVRWLPTLLKGRPKSRKDLVRQPRSARPSELLLVIVDASASTRRHQALSQAKGLLSQVFDDAYRRRARLALLTASGTAPRWQHQGLKASTALTPWLDGLGAGGGTPLSAALEQAMTWLAQRQKRHPSEQHRVLVLTDGRIKQLPALPTFACATLLIDIEKGPVRLGRAKELASTLGAEYRHIDELKRV, encoded by the coding sequence CTGGCCGCCGGTAGACAAGGTGCCGTTCGCGCAGGTGCCGACGGCCCGGTGCGATGGCTACCGACGCTGCTGAAGGGGCGCCCGAAAAGTCGCAAGGATCTGGTGCGTCAGCCGCGCAGTGCTCGCCCGAGTGAATTGTTGCTGGTGATCGTCGATGCCTCGGCCTCAACGCGTCGTCACCAAGCGCTGAGCCAAGCCAAAGGCCTGCTTTCGCAAGTATTCGATGATGCCTATCGGCGCCGCGCGCGGCTGGCTCTGCTGACCGCGAGTGGCACTGCACCGCGCTGGCAGCATCAGGGCCTCAAGGCGTCAACAGCACTCACTCCATGGCTGGATGGACTGGGCGCGGGGGGTGGCACACCGCTGTCCGCCGCGCTTGAACAAGCCATGACCTGGCTGGCACAACGTCAAAAACGCCACCCCTCGGAACAGCATCGCGTACTGGTACTGACCGACGGCAGAATCAAGCAACTGCCAGCGCTGCCGACATTCGCCTGCGCCACCCTGCTGATCGACATCGAAAAAGGCCCGGTCCGATTGGGAAGAGCAAAAGAACTGGCATCAACCCTCGGCGCCGAATATCGGCACATCGACGAGCTGAAGCGGGTCTGA
- a CDS encoding ATP-binding protein yields MTLPDSSPSDTPHFPLAAVVGADDLKLALCLTAIDPRIGGVLIEGPRGMAKSTLARGLADLLASGQFVTLPLGATEERLVGTLDLDAALAEGRARFSPGVLAKADGGVLYVDEVNLLADHLVDLLLDVAASGVNQVERDGISHRHAARFVLIGTMNPEEGELRPQLLDRFGLNVALSGQTQPAERSLIIRRRLDFDADPVVFCQHWQAQQDDLKLRCEQARLLLPGIELDDHSLAEITERCFAAGVDGMRADLVWLRAARAHAAWRGAGQIEEQDIEAVAEFALRHRRREPTPPPHNQDAPPPDSSPRPDKPEGGQGSWGELPAQAVITGSRREVPSWPKKP; encoded by the coding sequence ATGACCTTGCCTGACTCAAGCCCGAGCGACACTCCACATTTTCCGCTGGCTGCGGTGGTCGGTGCCGATGACCTGAAGCTGGCCCTGTGCCTGACCGCCATCGATCCGCGCATTGGCGGCGTCCTGATCGAGGGGCCCCGCGGCATGGCCAAGTCGACCCTGGCGCGCGGCCTGGCTGATCTGCTGGCCAGCGGTCAGTTCGTCACCTTGCCGTTGGGGGCCACCGAAGAGCGGTTGGTCGGCACGCTCGATCTGGATGCCGCACTGGCCGAGGGCCGAGCGCGTTTCTCGCCGGGCGTGCTGGCCAAGGCTGACGGTGGCGTGCTGTACGTCGATGAAGTCAACCTGCTCGCCGATCATCTGGTTGATCTGTTGCTGGACGTTGCCGCCAGCGGCGTCAATCAGGTCGAGCGCGATGGCATTTCCCATCGCCACGCTGCGCGCTTCGTGCTGATTGGCACCATGAACCCGGAAGAAGGCGAATTGCGCCCGCAGTTGCTGGATCGTTTTGGCTTGAACGTGGCGCTGAGCGGTCAGACCCAACCGGCCGAGCGCAGCCTGATCATCCGTCGGCGTCTGGATTTCGATGCCGATCCAGTGGTTTTTTGCCAGCACTGGCAGGCGCAGCAGGACGACCTGAAGCTTCGTTGTGAACAGGCGCGTCTGCTGCTGCCAGGCATCGAGCTGGATGATCATTCCTTGGCCGAGATCACCGAACGCTGTTTCGCGGCGGGGGTCGACGGCATGCGCGCCGATCTGGTCTGGTTGCGGGCTGCTCGTGCGCATGCCGCGTGGCGTGGTGCGGGCCAGATCGAAGAGCAAGACATTGAAGCGGTGGCCGAATTCGCTTTGCGCCACCGCCGTCGCGAACCCACTCCGCCGCCACACAATCAAGACGCACCGCCGCCTGATTCGTCTCCCAGGCCAGACAAACCAGAGGGCGGGCAGGGCAGTTGGGGCGAGTTGCCAGCTCAGGCGGTGATTACCGGTTCTCGTCGCGAAGTGCCGAGTTGGCCAAAAAAGCCTTAG
- a CDS encoding AAA family ATPase produces the protein MKVLVLTGPESSGKSWLSAEIQRRFGGVMVGEYVREFIDRQGRDTRYSDIPAIAQGQLAWEDAARASAPQLLILDTHLLSNMLWSRTLFGDCPAWIEQQLLGRSYDLHLLLSPQGVDWISDGQRCQPALGERQAFFDASRAWLDSHRQAYQVLDGDWQQRREQAMAAVSNLLGPSADLMLVQQTVEGRSRNP, from the coding sequence ATGAAGGTTCTGGTCCTGACCGGCCCCGAGTCGAGTGGCAAGAGCTGGCTATCGGCTGAGATACAGCGGCGCTTCGGCGGGGTCATGGTCGGTGAATACGTTCGCGAGTTCATCGACCGGCAGGGCCGCGATACACGTTACAGCGACATCCCGGCCATCGCTCAGGGCCAATTGGCCTGGGAGGACGCTGCACGGGCAAGCGCTCCGCAGTTGCTGATTCTCGACACCCACCTGCTGAGCAACATGCTCTGGAGCCGGACCCTGTTCGGCGATTGCCCTGCATGGATCGAACAGCAACTGCTGGGCAGGTCCTACGACCTGCACCTGCTGCTGTCGCCACAGGGTGTGGACTGGATCAGCGACGGTCAACGTTGCCAGCCGGCGCTGGGCGAGCGGCAGGCGTTTTTCGACGCCAGCCGCGCATGGCTCGACAGTCACCGGCAAGCCTACCAAGTGCTCGACGGTGACTGGCAGCAGCGCCGCGAGCAAGCGATGGCGGCCGTGTCCAATCTGCTGGGTCCGTCAGCGGATCTGATGCTTGTGCAACAAACGGTAGAAGGTCGGTCGCGAAATCCCTAG
- the pnuC gene encoding nicotinamide riboside transporter PnuC, producing the protein MSGLELFAAAIGVIAVWLTVKQNPWCWPIGLVMVVIYIWIFFDVKLYSDMLLQVIYAGLQVYGWLQWTRHGHGLPVRAVSVLNRYSILKGLTVGVLISLGLGAGMAHFTDAAQPWLDAALTGFSLVAQVWMAQKRVQCWPLWIVLDVIFVGLFIYKGLYLTAALYALFTLLAVQGWREWRNDLVLAR; encoded by the coding sequence ATGTCCGGGCTTGAACTCTTCGCCGCAGCCATCGGTGTGATCGCAGTATGGCTGACAGTGAAGCAGAACCCCTGGTGTTGGCCAATCGGCCTGGTGATGGTGGTGATCTACATCTGGATTTTCTTCGACGTGAAGTTGTATTCGGACATGCTGCTGCAGGTGATCTATGCCGGTTTGCAAGTCTACGGCTGGCTGCAATGGACCCGGCATGGCCATGGCCTGCCCGTCAGGGCCGTCAGCGTGCTGAACCGCTATTCGATACTCAAGGGGCTGACGGTCGGCGTGCTGATCAGCCTGGGCCTGGGCGCGGGCATGGCGCACTTCACGGATGCCGCACAACCCTGGCTCGACGCCGCCCTGACCGGCTTCAGCCTGGTGGCACAGGTGTGGATGGCGCAGAAACGCGTGCAGTGCTGGCCGTTGTGGATTGTTCTGGATGTGATTTTTGTCGGCCTGTTCATCTACAAAGGCCTGTACCTGACAGCCGCTCTTTATGCACTGTTCACCCTGCTGGCGGTTCAGGGCTGGCGCGAATGGCGCAATGATCTGGTGCTGGCGCGATGA
- a CDS encoding undecaprenyl-diphosphate phosphatase has product MDLWTAAQALILGIVEGLTEFLPISSTGHQIIVADLIGFGGERAMAFNIIIQLGAILAVVWEFRRKILDVVVGLPKQQQAQRFTLNLLIAFMPAVVLGVIFADLIHHYLFNAITVATALVIGGVIMLWAERREHAVRTETVDDMTWTDALKIGLVQCLAMVPGTSRSGSTIIGGLLFGLSRKAATEFSFFLAMPTMVGAAVYSGYKYRDMFRPDDFAVFAIGFITSFIFAMIAVRGLLKFIATHSYAVFAWYRIAFGLLILATWQFGWIDWASAKA; this is encoded by the coding sequence ATGGATCTTTGGACCGCTGCTCAGGCGTTGATACTGGGTATTGTTGAAGGGCTGACGGAATTCCTGCCGATCTCCAGCACTGGGCACCAGATCATTGTTGCCGACCTGATCGGTTTTGGTGGCGAGCGCGCCATGGCCTTCAACATCATCATCCAGCTGGGGGCGATTCTGGCGGTGGTCTGGGAATTTCGGCGCAAGATTCTGGATGTGGTCGTCGGCTTGCCCAAACAGCAACAGGCTCAGCGTTTTACCCTTAACTTGTTGATCGCGTTCATGCCGGCGGTGGTGCTCGGGGTGATCTTTGCCGACCTGATCCATCATTACCTGTTCAACGCCATCACGGTGGCCACGGCACTGGTTATCGGCGGTGTGATCATGCTCTGGGCCGAACGCCGCGAGCACGCGGTACGCACTGAAACCGTCGATGACATGACGTGGACCGATGCGCTGAAAATCGGGCTGGTGCAGTGCCTGGCGATGGTTCCCGGTACGTCCCGTTCCGGCTCTACCATCATTGGGGGCCTGCTGTTTGGCTTGTCGCGCAAGGCCGCCACGGAGTTTTCGTTCTTCCTCGCCATGCCGACCATGGTCGGCGCTGCCGTCTACTCGGGTTACAAGTACCGAGACATGTTTCGTCCGGACGACTTCGCGGTCTTCGCGATCGGTTTCATCACCTCGTTCATTTTCGCCATGATCGCGGTGCGCGGGCTGCTCAAGTTCATCGCCACTCACAGCTATGCAGTGTTTGCCTGGTATCGCATCGCCTTCGGCCTGCTGATTCTGGCGACCTGGCAGTTTGGCTGGATCGACTGGGCGTCGGCCAAGGCATGA
- a CDS encoding sigma-54-dependent transcriptional regulator, producing MHETAPARRLLMIDPDEACQHLIPILQAAGWTVESSTLDTDPVDDYDVGLIHLKATHFEHLDTLEKRITREATRWVALLTANDLRRERIGDFVCQWFFDFQTVPLDAERMQATLDKAFDSALSNTQNRGLAPQGEPEMLGDSRLTRELRRLLSKLAPTESPVLIRGERGTGKALIARSLHAQSRRRDKPFVTVDCAAIAEHLIHAELFGHEAGAVEGLSERRIGRIAAADGGTLLLENIGDLPLETQADLLRFLEDGQLQRLGSNEPVSVDVRVLAATEADLETAIRKKRFREDLYYRLNVLQVGTAPLRERHGDLALLANHFAHIYSQESGRRARSFSQDALIALGKHDWPGNVSELANRVRRGLVLAEGRQIEAVNLGLPGDDDVAGSMSTLEEYKSRAERQALCDVLTRHSDNLSMAAKVLGISRPTFYRLLHKHQIR from the coding sequence ATGCATGAAACGGCCCCCGCGCGACGTCTGCTGATGATCGATCCAGACGAGGCGTGCCAGCACCTGATCCCGATCCTGCAAGCTGCCGGATGGACGGTCGAGAGCAGCACACTGGATACTGACCCTGTCGATGACTATGACGTCGGCTTGATCCACTTGAAAGCCACACATTTCGAACACCTCGACACACTTGAAAAACGGATCACCCGTGAGGCTACCCGCTGGGTCGCGCTGCTAACCGCCAACGACCTGCGACGCGAGCGAATCGGTGATTTTGTCTGCCAATGGTTTTTCGATTTTCAAACCGTGCCGCTCGATGCAGAGCGCATGCAGGCTACTCTGGACAAAGCGTTCGACAGTGCACTGTCAAACACGCAAAACAGGGGGCTTGCACCTCAGGGCGAACCGGAAATGCTCGGCGACAGCCGGCTGACGCGGGAACTGCGGCGTCTGTTGAGCAAGCTGGCACCCACTGAGTCGCCGGTGCTGATCCGTGGCGAGCGCGGCACCGGCAAGGCATTGATCGCACGGAGCCTGCATGCCCAGTCCCGGCGTCGTGACAAACCGTTCGTCACGGTCGATTGTGCTGCCATTGCCGAACATCTGATCCACGCCGAGTTGTTTGGCCATGAAGCGGGTGCTGTCGAGGGCCTGTCGGAGCGCAGGATCGGGCGTATCGCGGCGGCGGATGGCGGCACATTACTGCTTGAAAACATCGGTGATCTGCCGTTGGAAACCCAGGCGGATCTGTTGCGCTTTCTGGAGGACGGGCAGCTTCAGCGACTTGGCAGCAACGAGCCGGTCAGTGTGGACGTCCGGGTGCTGGCTGCCACCGAGGCAGACCTCGAAACGGCCATTCGTAAAAAGCGTTTTCGAGAGGATTTGTATTATCGGCTCAACGTGTTGCAGGTGGGCACTGCGCCACTGCGCGAACGGCATGGCGATCTGGCGCTGCTGGCCAATCATTTTGCTCATATCTACAGCCAGGAAAGTGGCCGACGGGCACGCAGTTTCAGTCAGGACGCGCTCATAGCCCTTGGCAAGCACGACTGGCCGGGCAATGTCAGTGAACTGGCCAATCGGGTGCGAAGAGGGCTGGTGCTGGCGGAAGGCAGGCAGATCGAAGCGGTCAATCTGGGGTTGCCGGGCGACGATGACGTGGCTGGCAGCATGAGCACTCTGGAGGAGTACAAATCCCGTGCCGAACGTCAGGCGTTGTGTGATGTGCTGACGCGTCACAGCGACAACCTGAGCATGGCCGCCAAGGTGCTAGGGATTTCGCGACCGACCTTCTACCGTTTGTTGCACAAGCATCAGATCCGCTGA